From Actinomycetota bacterium, the proteins below share one genomic window:
- a CDS encoding cytochrome c oxidase subunit 3, which translates to MAEAHAEAAHAAGHPDTSLGLDHRKLGIWVFLASEAMFFGSLITTYMLYKDRTANGPGPEDIFDIPFTSVSSFVLLMSSLTMVLAHDGAVKRDEGRMRMWLLATAMLGTVFIGGQVFEFTSFVSEGMTITTSPFSSSFYLLTSFHGIHVTVGILFLLGLYTLSRLGRLPMEDDIRVDMIALYWHFVDIVWIVIFTFVYLIPVG; encoded by the coding sequence GTGGCTGAGGCGCACGCCGAGGCGGCCCACGCGGCCGGGCACCCCGACACCAGTCTCGGGCTCGACCACCGCAAGCTGGGGATCTGGGTGTTCCTGGCCTCCGAAGCGATGTTCTTCGGGTCGCTGATCACCACCTACATGCTCTACAAGGACCGCACCGCCAACGGACCTGGCCCCGAAGACATCTTCGACATCCCGTTCACGTCGGTGAGTTCCTTCGTGCTGTTGATGAGCTCGCTGACGATGGTGCTCGCCCACGACGGGGCGGTGAAGCGCGACGAGGGCCGCATGCGCATGTGGTTGCTCGCCACCGCCATGCTCGGGACCGTGTTCATCGGCGGACAGGTCTTCGAGTTCACCAGCTTCGTGAGCGAGGGCATGACGATCACGACCAGTCCGTTCTCGTCCAGCTTCTACCTCCTGACGAGCTTCCACGGCATCCACGTGACGGTGGGGATTCTGTTCCTCCTCGGCCTGTACACCCTCAGCCGGCTGGGGCGGCTACCCATGGAGGACGACATCCGCGTGGACATGATCGCCCTGTACTGGCACTTCGTGGACATCGTCTGGATCGTGATCTTCACGTTCGTGTACCTGATCCCCGTCGGCTGA